The following proteins come from a genomic window of Rhodoligotrophos sp. CJ14:
- a CDS encoding CaiB/BaiF CoA-transferase family protein: MDNTALADLVVLEIGDRRACAACGLLFAQAGAEVIVVEPDNAPQRDKWRSRATLFAGKRSLLWRGGGEDDELLARALAAADIVLLSSDIDSAAGRMVRARLREGQIVCDITAFGPDAPSDHRGWSEKLMQAITGVADVTGLPELPPTASDVAALEFHAGLYAAAGVLAALRVRRRNGPAQRVDVSLYACGINALATYLPLHYGGKATKRAGNRHPMAAPWNAYKARDGWVLLCSAKDEHWVKLCDLMGRPELAREGPLVKLADRITRVDEVDAAVNQWMDAISVEDSVERLNKGDIASGPILEIAKLEQDENIAHRRMAVRLHDPVSGKDALVAGAPLKASRTPGRSPTAIPAPDGDRDFIEALTPRRHLSPMAAPDLPCAGLRVIEIGQYTTAPLAARQLASLGAEVIKIEPPTGEASRAWPPHQAGTGYFFAMSNSGKRSVALDLRASEDREIFRRLIESADVLVENMKPGSLTRLGFAPDELERINPRLVYCGISGFGASSVHPGRPAFDTVVQAMSGIMDLTRVQGVPTKLGVSAGDITGGLFALFAILALLDYRDRTGLGQSIDLAMQDAAVWMTQTNWNGERSEPLEMVAGADGYVAIAASADDVAAAVAKVENAPALSRDALASALRAQGVPAAPVRSVAEVADDPETFAAGIIAWREADGLRWPLLGPPFQLSQTPAGVGAPIGPLGEGNREVAVIGAQGAALAQPNAAIA; this comes from the coding sequence ATGGACAATACGGCCTTGGCCGATCTGGTGGTTCTCGAAATCGGTGATCGGCGTGCCTGCGCCGCCTGCGGCCTGCTCTTCGCGCAAGCGGGCGCCGAGGTGATCGTCGTTGAGCCGGACAATGCACCGCAGCGGGATAAATGGCGCAGCCGCGCAACACTCTTTGCCGGCAAGCGCAGCCTCCTCTGGCGCGGAGGGGGTGAGGATGACGAGCTCTTGGCGCGCGCCCTTGCAGCTGCGGATATCGTGCTCTTGTCCTCGGATATCGACAGCGCGGCAGGCCGGATGGTGAGAGCGCGATTGCGTGAGGGTCAGATCGTCTGCGACATCACCGCGTTTGGTCCTGATGCGCCATCCGATCATCGGGGCTGGAGCGAGAAGCTGATGCAGGCGATCACCGGTGTTGCCGACGTGACCGGCCTGCCGGAATTGCCGCCCACCGCTTCGGATGTTGCGGCACTCGAATTCCACGCGGGTCTTTATGCGGCCGCAGGGGTGCTCGCAGCCCTCAGGGTGCGCCGCAGGAATGGTCCCGCGCAGCGGGTGGATGTGAGCCTCTATGCGTGCGGCATCAACGCCTTGGCGACCTATCTGCCGCTGCATTACGGCGGCAAGGCCACCAAGCGGGCCGGCAATCGCCATCCGATGGCTGCACCCTGGAATGCCTATAAGGCGCGCGATGGCTGGGTTCTGCTCTGTTCGGCAAAGGACGAGCATTGGGTGAAACTGTGCGACCTGATGGGCCGGCCGGAGCTTGCCCGCGAAGGGCCTCTGGTCAAGCTCGCGGACCGCATTACCCGCGTCGATGAGGTCGACGCCGCGGTCAATCAATGGATGGACGCGATTTCGGTCGAGGACAGCGTCGAACGGCTCAACAAGGGCGATATCGCCTCAGGCCCCATTCTCGAGATCGCCAAGCTCGAGCAGGATGAGAATATCGCTCACCGTCGCATGGCGGTGAGGCTACATGATCCGGTATCGGGCAAAGATGCGCTGGTCGCCGGCGCACCGCTCAAAGCCTCGCGGACGCCCGGCCGTTCTCCGACAGCGATTCCGGCACCCGATGGGGACCGGGATTTCATCGAAGCTCTTACGCCGCGCCGACATCTCAGCCCTATGGCGGCCCCTGATCTGCCCTGTGCCGGGCTGCGCGTCATCGAGATTGGCCAATATACGACGGCGCCGCTGGCCGCCCGCCAGCTTGCCTCTCTGGGCGCGGAGGTCATCAAGATCGAACCGCCAACCGGTGAAGCCTCTCGCGCCTGGCCACCGCATCAGGCCGGGACCGGCTATTTCTTCGCCATGAGCAATAGCGGCAAGCGCAGCGTGGCGCTCGACCTGCGCGCAAGCGAGGACCGGGAGATCTTCCGACGCCTGATCGAAAGCGCCGATGTGCTGGTCGAGAACATGAAGCCGGGATCGCTCACCCGCCTAGGCTTCGCACCCGACGAGCTCGAACGGATCAATCCTCGGCTCGTCTATTGCGGCATATCCGGCTTCGGCGCCTCGTCCGTCCATCCGGGCCGGCCGGCTTTCGACACGGTGGTGCAGGCCATGTCGGGGATTATGGATTTAACCCGGGTTCAAGGGGTGCCCACCAAGCTCGGCGTTTCCGCGGGCGATATCACCGGCGGGCTCTTTGCCCTGTTCGCCATTCTCGCCCTGCTCGATTATCGCGACCGCACCGGCCTCGGGCAGTCCATCGACCTTGCGATGCAGGATGCCGCCGTCTGGATGACGCAGACGAACTGGAATGGCGAGCGATCAGAGCCGCTCGAGATGGTTGCCGGCGCCGATGGCTATGTGGCCATCGCCGCGAGCGCAGATGACGTGGCGGCCGCAGTGGCTAAAGTTGAGAACGCGCCAGCGCTGAGCCGTGACGCGCTCGCCTCAGCCCTTCGCGCGCAGGGAGTGCCGGCCGCCCCGGTGCGCTCGGTGGCCGAGGTGGCGGATGATCCCGAGACCTTCGCGGCCGGCATCATCGCCTGGCGCGAAGCGGATGGGCTCAGATGGCCCCTGCTCGGCCCGCCATTCCAACTTTCGCAAACGCCGGCCGGGGTCGGTGCGCCGATCGGTCCGCTGGGCGAGGGTAACCGGGAGGTGGCGGTGATCGGGGCCCAAGGTGCTGCCCTCGCGCAGCCGAATGCCGCCATCGCCTGA
- a CDS encoding aldehyde dehydrogenase family protein, whose protein sequence is MIKAGAAAFGGDVPSSEELAEIATHPFRMLIDGRPCTASEGATLDTLNPASGERLTSIPNASGEDIDRAVKAAKSAQREWKQRTYPERRAAVLKLAAILREHAPVLGALDSLESGNIYSGMRADPVYAADAIEYLCSIGYELKGEATQLDDGLHYTRREPFGVVARLLPFNHPAYGFGVAAAAPLLAGNALIMKPSPHTSLSALLIGELVADVFPPGVLTILTGSNERVAVPLVNHPGIDRLSLVGSTDAGRAVMRAAAERLVPLTLELGGKNALIVFPDADLDLAADTAMAGMNFSWQAASCGSTSRILVHSAVRRAFEERLVARLKALRVRPPFDPAAQMGSISFKVLYDRCLAYLESGRRDGARLAVGGEKPSGAEFECGLYLTPALFTDATAEMRIAQEEIFGPIITMIEWSDYDRMIGIANGVPLGLTAAVITDDLNMVQQVERDLDVGYIEVNGPVSWALGSPFGGIKLSGFGREGNLEEIESYTYLKSVNVRRRPSRLSL, encoded by the coding sequence ATGATCAAAGCGGGAGCGGCCGCCTTCGGCGGCGATGTGCCGAGTTCGGAAGAGCTGGCCGAAATTGCGACGCATCCGTTTCGGATGCTGATCGATGGACGCCCGTGCACGGCCTCGGAAGGTGCCACTCTCGACACGCTCAATCCTGCCTCGGGTGAGCGCCTCACCAGCATTCCCAATGCCAGCGGCGAGGATATCGACCGCGCGGTCAAGGCTGCGAAATCCGCGCAGCGGGAGTGGAAGCAACGGACATATCCTGAGCGCCGGGCCGCAGTGCTGAAACTCGCCGCAATATTACGCGAGCACGCGCCGGTTCTGGGGGCGCTCGATTCGCTGGAGAGCGGGAATATTTATAGCGGCATGCGCGCGGACCCGGTCTATGCCGCGGATGCCATCGAGTATCTCTGCTCGATCGGCTATGAACTGAAGGGCGAGGCCACCCAGCTCGATGACGGGCTGCATTATACCCGGCGTGAGCCTTTCGGCGTGGTCGCGCGCCTCCTGCCCTTCAATCATCCCGCCTATGGATTCGGCGTGGCGGCTGCAGCACCGCTGCTGGCCGGCAATGCGCTGATCATGAAGCCATCGCCGCATACGTCGCTCTCGGCCCTGCTCATCGGCGAGCTCGTGGCGGACGTCTTTCCGCCCGGCGTGCTGACGATCCTCACCGGCTCGAATGAGCGCGTGGCAGTTCCGCTGGTCAATCATCCCGGCATAGACCGCCTGTCGCTGGTGGGGAGCACGGATGCCGGCCGTGCCGTGATGCGCGCTGCTGCCGAGCGGCTGGTGCCGCTGACACTGGAGCTCGGCGGCAAGAACGCGCTGATCGTCTTTCCCGACGCCGATCTCGATCTCGCGGCGGATACGGCCATGGCGGGCATGAATTTCAGCTGGCAGGCGGCATCGTGCGGGTCGACGTCGCGCATCCTGGTGCATTCCGCCGTGCGCCGAGCATTTGAAGAACGCTTGGTTGCGCGGCTCAAGGCATTGCGGGTCCGGCCGCCCTTCGATCCCGCGGCACAGATGGGCTCGATCAGCTTCAAGGTGCTTTATGACCGGTGTCTTGCCTATCTCGAGTCCGGCCGGCGAGACGGTGCACGGCTCGCCGTGGGTGGCGAGAAGCCGAGTGGCGCAGAATTCGAATGCGGGCTCTATCTCACCCCTGCCCTCTTCACGGATGCCACAGCTGAGATGCGCATCGCACAGGAGGAGATTTTCGGTCCCATCATCACGATGATCGAATGGTCGGATTACGACCGCATGATCGGGATCGCGAATGGCGTGCCGCTCGGCCTGACAGCAGCGGTGATCACGGACGATCTCAACATGGTTCAGCAGGTCGAGCGCGACCTCGATGTGGGCTATATCGAGGTCAACGGACCCGTCTCCTGGGCGCTGGGATCGCCCTTCGGTGGCATCAAGCTCAGCGGCTTTGGCCGTGAGGGCAATCTCGAAGAGATCGAGAGCTATACCTATCTCAAGTCCGTCAATGTAAGGCGGCGGCCGTCGCGGCTGTCGCTCTAA
- a CDS encoding aldo/keto reductase: MHYVRLGNSNLKISRLSLGTMSFGSPEWRSWTLDLDAARELVRVALDGGINLFDTCNFYSVGRSEDILGTLIEEFGVRDDVIIATKAGYAMRPAATARGFSRKHLFEQVDASLRRLKTDYIDLYQTHIWDPATNLEEMVTAFDDLVRSGKVLYVGATDMPAWQFVKCVTMAKERGLASFVSMQNHYNLAWREDERELIPFCAAEGIGLLPYSPHARGLLCGRARRTGATQTERYRTDDYAKAWFGRPADEAMADLVEEIAGELGMLPSQVALAWVLSKPAVHSPIIGATRLEHVRDALAAIDLVLPAEAVQRLEAAYVLRPASGHG, from the coding sequence ATGCACTATGTTCGCCTCGGCAATAGCAATCTTAAAATTTCCCGTCTTTCGCTGGGCACCATGTCCTTTGGCAGCCCCGAATGGCGCTCCTGGACCCTCGATCTTGACGCAGCCCGCGAACTCGTTCGCGTCGCGCTCGATGGCGGAATAAATCTGTTCGACACCTGCAATTTCTATTCGGTCGGCCGCAGTGAGGACATTCTTGGCACGCTGATTGAGGAATTCGGCGTGCGGGACGACGTGATCATCGCCACCAAGGCCGGCTATGCCATGCGGCCGGCGGCCACCGCCCGCGGTTTTTCCCGCAAGCATCTCTTCGAGCAGGTCGATGCTTCGCTGCGGCGCTTGAAGACCGACTATATCGATCTCTATCAGACCCATATCTGGGATCCGGCCACCAATCTCGAAGAGATGGTGACGGCTTTCGACGATCTGGTGCGCAGCGGTAAGGTGCTCTATGTCGGTGCCACCGACATGCCGGCCTGGCAATTCGTCAAATGCGTGACCATGGCGAAGGAGCGTGGCCTCGCCAGTTTCGTTTCCATGCAGAACCACTACAATCTCGCCTGGCGCGAGGACGAGCGTGAGCTGATCCCCTTCTGCGCCGCCGAGGGCATCGGGCTGCTTCCATACAGCCCCCATGCCCGCGGCCTGCTCTGCGGCCGCGCGCGCCGGACCGGCGCCACGCAGACCGAGCGCTACCGGACCGATGATTACGCCAAGGCTTGGTTCGGCCGGCCCGCGGACGAAGCCATGGCCGATCTGGTTGAGGAGATTGCCGGGGAACTCGGAATGCTGCCCTCCCAGGTCGCCCTGGCCTGGGTCCTGTCGAAGCCGGCTGTCCATTCCCCGATCATCGGCGCGACGCGGCTCGAACATGTGCGCGATGCTCTGGCCGCGATCGATCTCGTCCTGCCGGCAGAGGCGGTGCAGCGGCTGGAAGCTGCCTACGTGCTGCGTCCCGCAAGCGGCCACGGCTGA